One Lacunisphaera limnophila DNA window includes the following coding sequences:
- a CDS encoding Kelch repeat-containing protein: MNATLRRCRHLIGLAGLLASAAAWATSPTPPTLVKVGELQLIDARQGAACVALGDFIYVFGGSAGGAITHAERIDTRTNQVERLPGKFVPRRYHNALTHAGKIYLFGGQGYGLPGDPYERAVEIYDPATGAITQGPAMSRPRSSMAAGVHGGQAYLIGGSKKKGNTRAQTGEVDVFDFATSRWSQGVPMPLPRESMAVVVGDLILVPGGYRSPQGQPEVLMFVPPERTWKTLPPLDRSISAHSTVFLGEHLFLFGDFHDLDSVLAYNLRTRESALLHPGFTGARHTTATVCNNRIYVIGGNRNTETGDELPLVQVFALSAG; the protein is encoded by the coding sequence ATGAACGCCACCCTCCGCCGGTGCCGCCACCTGATCGGCCTGGCCGGTCTCCTCGCCTCGGCCGCGGCCTGGGCCACCTCGCCCACCCCTCCAACGCTCGTGAAGGTGGGTGAACTTCAGCTGATCGATGCCCGGCAGGGCGCCGCCTGCGTCGCCCTGGGCGACTTCATTTATGTCTTCGGCGGCTCGGCCGGCGGCGCGATCACCCACGCCGAGCGCATCGACACCCGGACCAACCAAGTGGAGCGCCTGCCGGGAAAGTTTGTGCCGCGGCGTTACCACAACGCCCTCACCCATGCCGGCAAGATCTACCTTTTCGGCGGCCAAGGCTACGGCCTGCCGGGCGATCCCTACGAGCGGGCCGTGGAGATATACGATCCCGCCACCGGCGCCATCACCCAGGGCCCGGCCATGTCGCGTCCCCGCAGTTCAATGGCCGCCGGCGTCCACGGTGGCCAAGCCTACCTCATCGGCGGGTCCAAGAAAAAGGGCAACACCCGCGCCCAGACCGGCGAGGTGGACGTCTTCGACTTCGCCACGTCCCGCTGGAGCCAAGGCGTGCCCATGCCCCTGCCCCGCGAATCGATGGCGGTCGTGGTCGGTGACTTGATCCTCGTGCCCGGCGGCTACCGGTCCCCGCAGGGCCAGCCGGAAGTCCTGATGTTTGTGCCCCCGGAGCGCACTTGGAAAACCCTGCCCCCGTTGGATCGCTCAATCAGCGCCCACTCCACCGTCTTCCTCGGCGAACACCTGTTCCTGTTTGGCGACTTTCACGACCTGGACTCGGTCCTCGCCTACAATCTCCGCACCCGCGAGTCCGCGCTGCTTCACCCCGGCTTCACTGGCGCCCGCCACACCACCGCGACGGTGTGCAACAACCGCATCTACGTGATCGGCGGGAATCGCAACACCGAGACGGGAGACGAACTCCCGCTGGTCCAGGTCTTCGCCCTCTCCGCCGGGTGA
- a CDS encoding class II fructose-bisphosphate aldolase produces MIVTTAQLFKHAYGKYAVGAYNINNAEQAMGLFRGAIESQAPFIIQISKGARAYTDKRMLEAIIRSAGDIFPEAIFAVHLDHGDEQTCYECIDSGFFSSVMIDASHDPFDKNVEISKRVVDRAHAKGISVEAELGMLGGVEEDIKVEDGHATLTNPAEAQEFVKRTGCDSLACAIGTSHGAFKFKGKQSLHFDVLEKIKHLMPGYPLVMHGSSSVPQDEVARINAAGGTIAGSMGVDVNEYLPAAKLGVTKINIDTDGRLVWTRVHREFFRDKPSEFDFRPPGKIFIAEYAKFIASRNKLLGSAGQLADLRASLGK; encoded by the coding sequence ATGATCGTCACGACCGCCCAACTCTTCAAACACGCTTACGGCAAATATGCCGTCGGTGCGTACAATATCAACAACGCCGAGCAGGCCATGGGCCTGTTCCGCGGCGCCATCGAGTCCCAGGCGCCGTTCATCATCCAGATTTCCAAGGGTGCGCGCGCCTACACCGACAAGCGCATGCTCGAGGCCATCATCCGCTCCGCTGGCGACATCTTCCCGGAGGCCATCTTCGCGGTCCACCTCGACCACGGTGACGAGCAGACCTGCTACGAGTGCATCGATTCCGGCTTCTTCAGCTCCGTGATGATCGACGCCTCCCACGATCCGTTCGACAAGAACGTCGAGATCTCCAAGCGCGTCGTCGACCGCGCCCACGCCAAGGGCATCTCCGTCGAGGCCGAACTCGGCATGCTCGGCGGCGTCGAGGAGGACATCAAGGTCGAGGACGGCCACGCCACCCTCACCAACCCGGCCGAGGCCCAGGAATTCGTCAAGCGCACCGGTTGCGACTCCCTCGCTTGCGCCATCGGCACCTCCCACGGCGCCTTCAAGTTCAAGGGCAAGCAGTCCCTCCACTTCGACGTGCTCGAGAAGATCAAGCACCTCATGCCCGGCTACCCGCTGGTCATGCACGGCTCGTCCTCCGTTCCGCAGGACGAGGTCGCCCGCATCAACGCCGCCGGCGGCACGATCGCCGGCTCCATGGGCGTCGACGTCAACGAGTACCTCCCCGCCGCCAAGCTCGGCGTCACCAAGATCAACATCGACACCGACGGCCGCCTTGTCTGGACCCGCGTGCACCGCGAGTTCTTCCGCGACAAGCCTTCCGAGTTCGACTTCCGTCCCCCGGGCAAGATCTTCATCGCCGAATACGCGAAGTTCATCGCCAGCCGCAACAAGCTGCTCGGCAGCGCCGGCCAGCTGGCCGACCTCCGCGCCAGCCTCGGCAAGTAA